One window of the Gemmatimonadota bacterium genome contains the following:
- the treS gene encoding maltose alpha-D-glucosyltransferase codes for MATRVGRRARLGAEPRAAEDPLWYRDAVIYELHVRAFFDSDGDGVGDFRGLTQKLDYLQDLGVTALWVLPFYPSPWKDDGYDIANYTGVHSAYGSLRDFRLFLRAAHARGLKVITELVINHTSDQHPWFQRARRAKPGSPWRDFYVWSDSPDRYADARIIFKDFEPSNWSWDPVAEAYYWHRFYAQQPDLNFDNPRVHRAVQRAMDFWFRLGVDGMRLDAIPYLYEREGTNCENLPETHAFLKALRRHVDARFPNRMLLAEANQWPEDAVAYFGEGDECHMSFHFPVMPRLFMAIQMEDRFPVVDILEQTPPLPENCQWAIFLRNHDELTLEMVTDEERDYMYRVYAHEPQMRINLGIRRRLAPLLLNSRRKIELMKGLLLSLPGTPVLYYGDEIGMGDNVFLGDRNGVRTPMQWSADRNAGFSRANPQRLYLPVIIDPQYHFETVNAEAQQDNLSSLLWWTKRLLALRKRFQAFGRGSLEFLYPENRKVLAFVRRYEQERILVVVNLSRFVQAAELDLASFRGSRPIELFGGTEFPAIGERPYFLTLGPHSFYWFALEPERVERAELGPPAAERPLLTVVDEWESLLRGAARARLEQVLPGYLAPRRWFAGKARRIRG; via the coding sequence ATGGCAACACGGGTGGGACGCAGGGCGCGGCTCGGGGCGGAGCCGAGGGCGGCGGAGGATCCCCTCTGGTACAGGGACGCCGTCATCTACGAGCTGCACGTGCGCGCCTTCTTCGACAGCGACGGGGACGGTGTGGGCGACTTCCGGGGCCTGACCCAGAAGCTGGATTACCTGCAGGACCTGGGAGTCACGGCCCTCTGGGTACTCCCCTTCTACCCCTCCCCCTGGAAGGACGACGGCTACGACATTGCCAACTACACCGGCGTCCATTCCGCCTACGGGTCGCTGCGCGATTTCCGCCTCTTCCTGCGCGCGGCGCACGCGCGCGGGCTCAAGGTGATCACGGAGCTGGTGATCAACCACACGTCGGACCAGCATCCGTGGTTCCAGCGTGCACGCCGGGCGAAGCCGGGCAGTCCGTGGCGCGACTTCTACGTGTGGAGCGATTCACCGGACCGCTACGCTGACGCTCGCATCATCTTCAAGGATTTCGAGCCTTCCAACTGGTCCTGGGACCCGGTGGCGGAGGCCTACTACTGGCACCGCTTTTACGCCCAGCAGCCGGACCTGAACTTCGACAATCCGCGGGTCCACCGCGCCGTGCAGCGGGCCATGGACTTCTGGTTCCGCCTGGGCGTGGACGGGATGCGGCTGGACGCGATCCCCTACCTGTACGAGCGGGAGGGCACCAACTGCGAGAACCTGCCCGAGACGCACGCCTTCCTCAAGGCGCTGCGCCGGCACGTGGACGCGAGGTTCCCGAACCGCATGCTGCTGGCGGAGGCGAACCAGTGGCCGGAGGACGCCGTCGCCTACTTCGGCGAGGGCGACGAGTGCCACATGTCCTTCCACTTTCCGGTCATGCCGCGGCTCTTCATGGCCATCCAGATGGAGGACCGCTTCCCGGTGGTGGACATCCTGGAGCAGACGCCGCCCCTCCCCGAGAACTGCCAGTGGGCGATCTTCCTGCGCAATCACGACGAGCTGACCCTCGAGATGGTGACGGACGAGGAGCGGGACTACATGTACCGGGTCTACGCCCACGAGCCGCAGATGCGGATCAACCTGGGGATCCGGCGGCGGCTCGCGCCCTTGCTGCTCAACAGCCGTCGCAAGATCGAGCTGATGAAGGGGCTGCTGCTCTCGCTGCCGGGCACGCCCGTGCTCTACTACGGCGACGAGATCGGGATGGGCGACAACGTCTTTCTGGGCGACCGCAACGGCGTGCGCACGCCCATGCAGTGGAGCGCGGACCGGAACGCGGGCTTCTCGCGCGCGAACCCGCAGCGGCTGTACCTGCCGGTGATCATCGACCCGCAGTACCACTTCGAGACGGTGAACGCCGAGGCGCAGCAAGACAACCTCAGCTCGCTCTTGTGGTGGACGAAGCGGCTGCTGGCGTTGCGCAAGCGCTTTCAGGCCTTTGGCCGGGGCTCGCTCGAGTTCCTGTACCCGGAGAACCGGAAGGTGCTGGCCTTCGTGCGCCGTTACGAACAGGAGCGGATCCTGGTGGTAGTCAATCTGTCGCGCTTCGTGCAGGCCGCCGAGCTGGACCTGGCCAGCTTCCGCGGCTCGCGCCCGATCGAGTTGTTCGGCGGGACGGAGTTCCCTGCTATCGGCGAGCGGCCCTACTTCCTCACGCTGGGGCCGCACAGCTTCTACTGGTTCGCGCTCGAGCCCGAGCGCGTGGAGCGCGCGGAGCTGGGGCCGCCCGCCGCCGAGCGCCCGCTACTCACGGTGGTCGACGAGTGGGAGAGCTTGCTCCGCGGCGCGGCGCGGGCGCGCCTCGAGCAGGTGCTGCCCGGCTACCTGGCGCCCCGGCGCTGGTTCGCGGGCAAGGCGCGTAGGATCCGGGGCG
- a CDS encoding alpha-1,4-glucan--maltose-1-phosphate maltosyltransferase encodes MVTGIGMVTEVGGGPGHTVPGDPRIGMALGAELLALMDAYPDRRQATTYDKELVVVVDRERARFSAWYELFPRSCSPGPGRHGTFRDCEAWLPYVAGMGFDVLYFPPIHPIGRTYRKGQNNAPQADPEDVGSPWGIGAAEGGHTALHPELGTLEDFRRLVERAAEHGLEIALDLAFHASPDHPWVREHPEWFRRRPDGTVQYAENPPKKYQDIYPFDFECQDAPALWGALEGVVDFWLEQGVRIFRVDNPHTKPFAFWEWLIAEVKARHPEVIFLSEAFTRPKVMFRLAKLGFTQSYTYFAWRNTRWELVEYFTELTQTAVREYFRPNLWPNTPDILNEYLQTGGRPAFVARLVLAATLGASYSIYGPAFELLERRPREPGSEEYPDSEKYELKAWDVNRPDSLKDLITRVNRIRRENPALQSDRGLSFHRVDNEQLVAYSKQTADGSNLILAVVNLDPFHTQAGVLELPIQELGLPADEPYLVHDLLTGARYYWHGPRNYVELRPEAVPAHVFRVARRVRTEQDFEYYM; translated from the coding sequence ATGGTGACCGGGATCGGGATGGTGACCGAGGTCGGCGGCGGGCCGGGACATACTGTGCCGGGCGATCCCAGGATAGGCATGGCCCTGGGCGCAGAGCTCCTGGCGCTCATGGATGCTTACCCGGACCGGCGGCAGGCCACGACGTACGACAAGGAGCTGGTGGTGGTAGTGGACCGGGAGCGGGCGCGGTTCAGCGCCTGGTACGAGCTGTTCCCGCGCTCCTGCTCGCCCGGGCCGGGGCGGCACGGCACGTTCCGCGACTGCGAGGCGTGGCTGCCGTATGTCGCTGGGATGGGATTTGACGTTCTCTACTTCCCCCCCATCCACCCCATCGGCCGGACCTATCGCAAGGGGCAGAACAACGCGCCGCAAGCGGACCCGGAAGACGTGGGCAGTCCCTGGGGGATCGGCGCGGCGGAGGGCGGCCACACCGCGCTGCATCCGGAGCTGGGCACGCTCGAGGATTTCCGGCGGCTGGTCGAGCGCGCAGCCGAGCACGGCCTCGAGATCGCGCTCGACCTCGCCTTCCACGCGTCGCCGGACCACCCCTGGGTGAGGGAGCACCCCGAGTGGTTCCGGCGCCGGCCCGACGGCACGGTGCAGTACGCCGAGAACCCGCCCAAGAAGTACCAGGACATCTACCCCTTCGATTTCGAGTGCCAGGACGCGCCAGCTTTATGGGGGGCGCTCGAGGGCGTGGTCGACTTCTGGCTCGAGCAGGGGGTGCGCATCTTTCGGGTAGACAACCCGCACACCAAGCCGTTCGCGTTCTGGGAGTGGTTGATCGCCGAGGTGAAGGCGAGACACCCGGAGGTGATCTTCCTGTCGGAGGCGTTCACGCGGCCCAAAGTCATGTTCCGGCTGGCCAAGCTGGGATTCACGCAGTCCTACACCTATTTTGCCTGGCGCAACACACGCTGGGAGCTGGTCGAGTACTTCACGGAACTGACACAGACGGCGGTGCGGGAGTACTTCCGGCCCAACCTCTGGCCGAACACGCCGGACATCCTGAACGAGTACCTGCAGACGGGCGGCCGGCCGGCGTTCGTGGCGCGGCTCGTGCTGGCCGCCACGCTGGGCGCCAGCTACAGCATCTACGGTCCGGCCTTCGAGCTGCTGGAGCGGCGGCCGCGGGAGCCGGGGAGCGAAGAGTACCCTGATTCCGAGAAGTACGAGCTCAAGGCGTGGGACGTGAATCGGCCAGACAGCCTCAAGGATCTGATCACGCGCGTGAACCGCATCCGCCGTGAGAACCCGGCGCTACAGAGCGATCGGGGACTGAGCTTCCACCGGGTGGACAACGAGCAGCTCGTCGCCTACAGCAAACAGACGGCGGACGGCTCGAACCTGATCCTGGCGGTGGTGAACCTGGACCCGTTTCACACGCAGGCGGGGGTCCTGGAACTCCCCATCCAGGAGCTGGGGCTGCCCGCGGACGAGCCCTACCTGGTGCACGACCTGCTCACGGGCGCGCGCTACTACTGGCACGGCCCACGCAACTATGTCGAGCTCCGGCCGGAAGCGGTGCCCGCCCATGTGTTCCGCGTGGCCCGGCGGGTGCGGACGGAGCAGGATTTCGAGTATTACATGTAG